A single window of Nitrospirota bacterium DNA harbors:
- the purS gene encoding phosphoribosylformylglycinamidine synthase subunit PurS, translating into MRDGILDPQGKAVLQSLHTLGYSTVEDVRIGKYIELNIEDTPEQELDAKVKEMCSKLLANPIIEDFRYEVVK; encoded by the coding sequence ATGAGAGATGGAATATTAGACCCGCAGGGTAAGGCAGTGCTGCAATCCCTGCACACATTGGGATATAGTACAGTTGAAGATGTCAGAATCGGCAAGTATATAGAATTGAATATTGAAGACACACCTGAGCAAGAACTTGATGCAAAGGTTAAGGAGATGTGCAGTAAACTCCTCGCTAATCCCATCATTGAAGATTTCCGATATGAGGTCGTGAAATAA